One genomic segment of Sanyastnella coralliicola includes these proteins:
- the thrS gene encoding threonine--tRNA ligase, with translation MINITLPDGSVREVEQGTTAMQVAQSISEGLARKVLAAEVNGEVYDLTRPINDNATLKLLTWDDDGAKSTLWHSSAHLMAEALEEFYPGVKFWVGPPVENGFYYDVDFGEETFSEHDFQKVEKKMLELASQKNEYVRKEISKDEAIAYYKEKGDDYKLDLLEGLEDGSITFYTQGNFTDLCRGPHIPNTGHIKAVKLMNVAGAYFKGDEKNKQLTRIYGVAFPKQKMLNEHLTLLEEAKKRDHRKLGKELDLFHFSENVGQGLPLWLPKGAELRARLENFLKEAQRKAGYEPVITPHIASKDLYVTSGHFAKYGEDSFQPIETPAEGEVYLLKPMNCPHHCEIYKSRPRSYRDLPIRYAEFGTVYRYEQSGELHGLTRVRGFTQDDAHIFCTQDQVKEEIGKVIDLVLYIFRVLDFKDYVAQVSLRDPQTPEKYIGSTDNWEQAEKAIQEVADEKGLKTVVEYGEAAFYGPKLDFMVRDAIGRKWQLGTVQLDYNLPERFELEYTGSDNAPHRPVMIHRAPFGSMERFVAILIEHCAGKFPIWLTPEQVRILPISDRFMDYAQELSKVLENYDIRALIDERGEKVGKKIRDAELDRIPYMLIIGESEVEERKVSVRKQGEGDVGSMSPEEFAEVINGEIATLLELN, from the coding sequence ATGATTAACATCACACTACCTGACGGTTCGGTCAGAGAAGTGGAACAAGGTACCACTGCCATGCAGGTGGCCCAGTCGATCAGCGAAGGACTCGCTAGAAAAGTACTGGCCGCTGAAGTGAATGGTGAGGTGTACGACCTCACTCGCCCAATCAATGACAACGCAACGTTGAAGCTATTGACCTGGGATGACGATGGAGCAAAGTCGACCTTGTGGCACTCTTCTGCGCACCTGATGGCAGAGGCGTTAGAGGAGTTCTATCCAGGAGTGAAGTTCTGGGTGGGTCCGCCGGTAGAAAACGGTTTCTACTATGATGTTGACTTCGGTGAAGAAACCTTTAGTGAGCACGATTTCCAGAAAGTAGAGAAGAAGATGCTTGAATTGGCATCGCAAAAGAACGAATACGTACGCAAGGAAATCAGCAAGGACGAGGCGATTGCATATTACAAAGAGAAAGGTGATGATTACAAGCTCGACCTCTTGGAGGGCTTGGAAGATGGAAGCATCACTTTCTACACACAAGGAAACTTTACTGACCTCTGTCGTGGTCCGCACATCCCAAACACTGGCCATATTAAGGCGGTGAAATTGATGAATGTAGCTGGAGCTTACTTCAAAGGTGACGAAAAGAATAAGCAGCTAACACGTATTTACGGAGTGGCATTCCCGAAACAGAAGATGCTCAATGAGCACCTGACGTTATTGGAAGAAGCGAAGAAACGTGATCACCGTAAGCTCGGTAAGGAACTTGACCTATTCCACTTCAGTGAAAATGTAGGACAAGGGTTGCCGTTGTGGTTGCCGAAAGGTGCTGAGCTGCGCGCGCGTCTTGAGAACTTCTTGAAAGAAGCGCAACGAAAAGCAGGTTACGAACCAGTGATCACTCCGCACATTGCGTCAAAAGATCTTTATGTGACTTCTGGTCACTTTGCGAAATACGGAGAAGACAGCTTCCAACCGATTGAAACTCCTGCTGAAGGAGAAGTATACCTGCTGAAACCGATGAACTGTCCACACCACTGTGAGATTTACAAGTCACGTCCACGTTCTTACCGTGACCTACCGATTCGCTATGCAGAATTCGGAACGGTTTATCGTTATGAGCAGTCTGGAGAGCTTCACGGTCTAACACGTGTTCGTGGATTTACGCAAGATGACGCGCACATTTTCTGTACTCAGGATCAAGTGAAAGAGGAGATTGGCAAGGTGATTGATCTTGTGTTGTACATCTTCCGAGTGCTTGATTTCAAAGATTATGTAGCACAGGTTTCGTTGCGCGATCCGCAGACACCAGAGAAGTACATCGGTTCTACTGACAACTGGGAACAAGCAGAGAAAGCAATCCAGGAAGTGGCTGATGAAAAAGGTCTCAAGACGGTTGTGGAATATGGCGAAGCGGCCTTCTACGGACCTAAGCTTGACTTCATGGTTCGCGATGCGATTGGACGCAAGTGGCAGCTGGGTACAGTTCAGCTAGACTACAACCTTCCAGAGCGCTTTGAACTTGAGTATACAGGTAGCGATAACGCACCTCACCGACCAGTAATGATCCACCGTGCGCCGTTTGGATCGATGGAACGATTTGTGGCAATTCTCATTGAGCACTGCGCAGGAAAGTTCCCAATCTGGCTAACGCCGGAACAAGTTAGGATCCTTCCAATCAGTGATCGCTTTATGGATTATGCTCAAGAACTTTCGAAAGTCCTTGAAAATTACGATATTCGCGCCCTCATTGACGAAAGGGGAGAAAAGGTCGGGAAGAAGATTCGCGACGCCGAACTAGATCGCATCCCATACATGCTAATCATTGGAGAAAGCGAAGTAGAGGAGCGAAAGGTGTCAGTGAGAAAGCAAGGTGAAGGAGACGTTGGGTCAATGTCACCAGAAGAGTTTGCAGAGGTAATCAATGGCGAGATTGCCACACTGTTAGAATTGAATTAG
- the rplT gene encoding 50S ribosomal protein L20 has protein sequence MPRSVNSVASRARRKKVMKMARGYYGARKNVWTVAKNAVEKGLLYSYEGRKQRKRQFRRLWIQRINAGARQHGMSYSALMGKLHAQGIELNRKVLADLAMNHPEAFKAVVDKVK, from the coding sequence ATGCCACGTTCAGTAAACTCAGTTGCATCAAGAGCGCGCCGAAAGAAAGTCATGAAAATGGCGCGCGGTTACTACGGAGCCAGAAAAAATGTATGGACAGTAGCCAAAAACGCAGTAGAGAAAGGGCTTCTCTACTCTTATGAAGGACGTAAACAACGCAAGCGTCAATTCCGTCGTCTATGGATCCAGCGTATCAACGCAGGAGCTCGTCAGCACGGAATGTCGTACTCAGCGTTGATGGGTAAACTCCATGCTCAAGGGATCGAGTTGAACCGTAAGGTACTTGCTGACCTAGCAATGAACCATCCTGAGGCCTTCAAAGCCGTAGTAGATAAAGTGAAATAA
- the rpmI gene encoding 50S ribosomal protein L35, with the protein MPKMKTKSSAKKRFKFTGSGKIKRKHAYKSHILTKKAKKRKRNLTAFTTVDKADEKSIKKQLLA; encoded by the coding sequence ATGCCGAAAATGAAGACCAAATCGAGCGCTAAAAAGCGTTTCAAGTTTACCGGCTCCGGGAAGATTAAGCGCAAGCACGCTTACAAAAGCCACATTCTGACGAAGAAGGCTAAGAAGCGTAAGCGTAATCTGACCGCGTTCACTACGGTAGACAAAGCGGATGAGAAGAGCATTAAGAAACAACTTCTCGCCTAA
- the infC gene encoding translation initiation factor IF-3, with protein MVGEDIEQGVYPIAQALRMAQEQELDLVEISPNAKPPVCRIVDYKKFLYSQKKREKELKAKQQKVVVKEIRFGPNTDDHDFEFKLKHAKKFLEEGAKVKAYVFFKGRTIVFKERGEILLLKFAQELEEYAAVEQMPKLEGKRMIMMFNPKKK; from the coding sequence GTGGTGGGTGAAGACATTGAACAAGGAGTTTACCCAATCGCACAAGCTTTGCGCATGGCGCAAGAGCAGGAGTTGGATCTAGTTGAGATCTCTCCAAATGCGAAACCTCCTGTATGTCGAATCGTTGATTACAAGAAGTTCCTTTATTCACAGAAAAAGCGTGAGAAGGAGCTGAAAGCGAAACAACAGAAAGTTGTTGTGAAGGAAATCCGTTTCGGACCGAACACGGATGATCACGATTTCGAGTTCAAGTTGAAGCACGCGAAGAAGTTCCTTGAAGAAGGAGCGAAAGTGAAGGCTTACGTATTCTTTAAAGGGCGAACAATTGTATTCAAGGAGCGTGGAGAAATCTTGCTTCTGAAGTTTGCTCAAGAATTGGAAGAGTATGCAGCGGTAGAACAGATGCCTAAGCTTGAAGGAAAGCGGATGATCATGATGTTCAACCCGAAGAAGAAATAA